From the Candidatus Peregrinibacteria bacterium genome, one window contains:
- a CDS encoding sodium:proton antiporter encodes MDHQDFFFTALSLLIFLFVGGVLHLMSGKIRIPFTMLLVLFGMLISFFGNWGVDFLMNLQGISQEDFTLQFLEHIGNFRLSPDIVFFIFLPILVFESSFNLRFSYLKQNLVAISVLSIFSVLVSAGIISFVLHSFFGISWLTAIAFGIIISATDPVAVLGTFKEVGAPRRLRTIVEGESLFNDGTTLVLFKIVLGVILLRVGQESEIQSFYTGIGDFFFKVFGGVLFGVFMGFFFSKTIEKVRENQNVEMTFALILAHSTFLFAEHIGVSGIIATVMAGVILGNYGRNKITPSILATMESLWDHMAFIVNSFVFILIGIAVATSSSSEFWFPSFMAVIIVTIARFLSVIPALSLINLFTKRDRIPFSWQVIIAHGGLRGALAVVMLLLIPRDYQDLQLLQAMTVSVIIAYFIFNSTTISWVLRKFGLMNFTPIDILEIEESHVLVSHSMRDHLKKIYRKRYVSEDVYHKLSSTYRKSETKANKKIKRLFQEKKTFSEHELLSILKKHCLGVERKVFYQLFSSEEISEQTLGELIRSTERQKERITLNTEQEKRRSVIPFLDRLKDEENRIISVFRFFIETTFFRKMIGRWKRNRIIQKYERYRARRISAWNVLKHLEELEENGLFLEGDILQIVREQYQKWHKNAQEKQFSLEKRCSDFLKGHKFYLTKRNCLALEQQFIQDFFERDIVTQKVYMALQESLQRRMKKIRKDATEDEDEL; translated from the coding sequence ATGGACCATCAGGATTTCTTTTTTACTGCGCTTTCCCTCCTTATATTCCTTTTTGTAGGAGGTGTTCTTCATCTCATGAGCGGAAAGATTCGAATTCCGTTTACAATGCTCCTCGTTCTCTTTGGAATGCTCATTTCTTTTTTTGGGAACTGGGGGGTAGATTTTCTTATGAATCTGCAAGGTATTTCTCAGGAAGATTTTACACTCCAGTTTTTGGAGCATATTGGGAATTTTCGCCTCTCTCCTGATATTGTCTTTTTTATTTTTCTCCCCATTCTTGTTTTTGAATCCTCCTTTAATCTCCGCTTTTCTTATCTCAAGCAAAATCTCGTCGCTATTAGTGTTCTCTCTATTTTTTCTGTTCTCGTCTCCGCGGGAATTATTTCTTTTGTACTTCATTCTTTTTTTGGTATTTCTTGGCTCACAGCAATTGCTTTTGGAATTATCATCTCTGCAACCGATCCGGTGGCAGTACTTGGGACGTTTAAAGAAGTTGGCGCGCCTCGGCGATTACGAACCATTGTTGAGGGCGAGAGCCTTTTTAATGACGGAACGACTCTTGTGCTGTTTAAAATTGTTCTCGGCGTTATCCTTTTGCGCGTTGGTCAAGAGTCGGAAATTCAATCCTTTTACACCGGCATCGGTGATTTTTTCTTTAAAGTATTTGGTGGAGTGCTCTTCGGAGTATTCATGGGGTTTTTCTTCTCAAAGACCATTGAAAAAGTTCGAGAAAATCAAAATGTAGAAATGACATTCGCACTCATTCTTGCGCACTCCACCTTTCTTTTTGCTGAACACATTGGCGTTTCTGGAATTATTGCCACGGTAATGGCTGGTGTTATTCTTGGAAATTACGGTCGTAACAAAATTACTCCGAGTATCTTGGCGACCATGGAATCTCTTTGGGACCACATGGCATTTATTGTGAATTCTTTTGTTTTTATTCTTATTGGTATTGCCGTTGCAACTTCTTCTTCCTCTGAATTTTGGTTCCCATCCTTTATGGCGGTTATTATTGTTACTATTGCTCGTTTTCTCTCGGTTATTCCGGCACTTTCGCTTATCAATCTTTTTACAAAAAGAGACCGCATCCCTTTTTCATGGCAAGTTATTATTGCTCATGGTGGTCTTCGTGGGGCGCTTGCTGTAGTAATGCTTCTTCTTATTCCTCGTGATTATCAAGATCTCCAGCTTCTTCAGGCGATGACAGTTTCTGTTATTATTGCCTATTTTATTTTTAATTCTACAACCATTTCGTGGGTACTTCGAAAATTTGGACTTATGAATTTTACTCCGATTGATATTCTCGAGATTGAAGAGAGCCATGTTCTCGTGTCGCATTCGATGCGCGATCATCTCAAAAAAATCTACAGAAAGCGCTATGTAAGTGAAGATGTCTATCATAAGCTTTCGAGTACGTATCGGAAATCAGAAACAAAGGCGAATAAAAAAATAAAAAGACTTTTCCAAGAAAAGAAAACATTCTCAGAACACGAACTTCTTTCTATTTTGAAAAAACACTGTCTTGGGGTAGAGCGAAAAGTGTTTTATCAACTTTTTTCTTCAGAAGAAATATCAGAGCAAACCCTTGGTGAACTTATACGGAGTACAGAACGCCAAAAAGAGCGCATTACCCTCAATACTGAGCAAGAGAAAAGAAGGTCTGTAATTCCATTTCTCGATCGACTCAAAGATGAAGAGAATCGAATTATCTCTGTCTTTCGTTTTTTCATAGAAACCACATTCTTTCGAAAAATGATTGGACGATGGAAACGAAATCGCATTATCCAAAAATACGAACGATACCGAGCACGACGCATTTCTGCTTGGAATGTTCTCAAGCATCTAGAGGAGCTTGAGGAAAATGGGCTTTTTCTTGAAGGGGACATTCTTCAAATTGTGCGAGAGCAATATCAAAAATGGCATAAAAATGCGCAAGAAAAACAATTTTCACTCGAAAAGCGTTGTTCAGATTTTTTGAAAGGACACAAATTTTATCTTACGAAGCGAAATTGTTTGGCGCTAGAACAACAGTTTATTCAGGATTTTTTTGAACGAGATATTGTGACACAAAAAGTATATATGGCACTTCAGGAATCGCTTCAGCGACGCATGAAAAAAATACGAAAAGATGCTACAGAAGACGAAGACGAGCTTTAG
- a CDS encoding phosphoribosylaminoimidazolesuccinocarboxamide synthase — protein sequence MSISQEFLLEHANSTLSSLKISGYEKIASGKVREIYRHHNKNILITTDRQSAFDRILASIPFKGQVLNRLSAYWFEQTKDIISNHLLAVPDASVAVVRPVSIFPVEFVVRGYMTGSTDTSVWKNYEKGVREYCGNHLPEGMQKNEPFLEPIITPTTKSEKHDILISREEIIAQKLITAEEWEEVSQAAFALFTRGQKMVKEKGLLLVDTKFEFGRDKKTGEILLADEVLTPDSSRYWFAETYESCFFAGKEPESFDKEFLRLWFTERCDPYHDEILPEAPPELVVKLAKLYITAFEMITGENFTPEVGGSERIQKNLDEYFANAV from the coding sequence ATGTCGATTTCTCAAGAGTTTCTTTTAGAACATGCCAATAGCACACTTTCTTCTCTAAAAATTAGTGGATACGAAAAAATAGCATCAGGAAAAGTGCGTGAGATATACCGTCATCACAATAAGAATATCCTCATTACCACAGATCGCCAGTCAGCATTTGATCGAATTCTTGCATCTATTCCATTTAAAGGACAAGTCCTCAATCGTCTTTCCGCATATTGGTTTGAGCAGACAAAGGACATTATTTCAAATCATCTTCTTGCTGTTCCAGATGCGTCTGTGGCAGTAGTGCGCCCTGTTTCTATTTTTCCAGTAGAATTTGTGGTTCGTGGATACATGACAGGCTCTACCGATACTTCTGTGTGGAAAAATTATGAAAAAGGAGTTCGAGAATACTGCGGGAATCATCTTCCAGAGGGCATGCAGAAAAACGAGCCATTTTTAGAGCCTATTATTACTCCCACAACAAAGTCAGAAAAACACGATATTCTTATTTCTCGTGAAGAGATTATCGCGCAAAAACTTATAACCGCCGAAGAATGGGAAGAAGTCTCTCAAGCGGCGTTTGCGCTTTTTACGCGAGGACAAAAAATGGTAAAAGAGAAAGGACTTCTCCTTGTGGATACAAAATTTGAATTTGGAAGAGATAAAAAAACAGGAGAAATTCTTTTGGCAGATGAAGTGCTCACGCCAGATAGTTCTCGCTATTGGTTTGCAGAAACATACGAAAGTTGTTTTTTTGCCGGAAAAGAGCCAGAGAGTTTTGATAAAGAGTTTTTACGCCTTTGGTTTACTGAGCGGTGCGACCCATACCATGATGAAATTCTCCCAGAAGCACCACCAGAACTTGTGGTAAAACTTGCTAAACTTTATATTACCGCTTTTGAGATGATTACCGGAGAAAATTTTACTCCAGAAGTCGGTGGATCGGAACGAATTCAAAAAAATCTGGACGAATATTTTGCGAACGCGGTATAG
- the hisH gene encoding imidazole glycerol phosphate synthase subunit HisH, with the protein MIGVLEYSAGNLKSVENALTRLGIPFFISTDPQKLAEADKILFPGVGHATSCMASLRERKLDTFLQKTSQPIVAICVGMQLLFDFSEEGVTECLGILQGTVRQFDDRKVGIIPHTGWNTVSFLSDTTTEAEKDEDFYFVHSYYCDPKEKENIFATTNYNGHIFCSSVQKGNILGVQFHPEKSGKAGEALLKKILLENFAEISLSKK; encoded by the coding sequence ATGATTGGTGTTCTCGAATACTCCGCCGGCAATCTCAAATCTGTGGAAAATGCACTCACACGTCTTGGTATCCCTTTTTTTATTTCCACAGATCCGCAAAAACTTGCAGAAGCAGACAAAATTCTTTTTCCCGGAGTCGGACATGCCACTTCTTGCATGGCATCACTTCGTGAGAGAAAACTCGACACGTTTTTGCAGAAAACTTCTCAGCCAATTGTTGCCATTTGTGTAGGTATGCAACTCCTCTTCGATTTTTCAGAAGAAGGAGTAACGGAATGTTTAGGAATATTACAGGGAACTGTTCGACAATTTGATGATCGAAAAGTAGGAATTATCCCCCACACGGGCTGGAACACGGTTTCTTTTTTGTCCGATACAACAACGGAGGCTGAGAAGGATGAAGATTTCTATTTCGTCCATTCCTACTACTGCGACCCAAAAGAAAAAGAGAATATTTTTGCCACTACGAATTATAATGGACACATTTTTTGTTCATCAGTTCAAAAGGGAAATATTTTAGGAGTGCAGTTTCATCCCGAAAAATCGGGAAAAGCTGGAGAAGCCTTGCTCAAGAAAATTTTACTGGAGAATTTTGCAGAAATAAGTCTCTCCAAAAAATGA